In Carbonactinospora thermoautotrophica, the genomic stretch ACCGGCGGCTCGTCGAGGCGGCGACCGTGGGCGGGGCGCGCGCGATGGGCCTCACCGAGTGCGGAGTGCTGCGGCCCGGGGCACGGGCCGACCTGGCGGTGTTCGACGTTCCGGTCGACGGCGACCCGTACCGGGCGCTGCTGGACCACGGGCCGGGCCGCTGCGTGGCCACGGTCCTGGCCGGTCGCCTGGTGCACCGCCGGACCGCATGACCCGGTTACCGCCGGGTAGGCGCATGGGTGTAAGACAAACGCCCCCGATGGAGGGAGCGGTACTCATGGGTGCCGACGACAAGATGCGCAACATGGCCGAGAAAGCCAAGGGCAAGGCCAAGGAGGCGGCCGGCGAGGCGACCGACAACCCGGACGTGGAAGCCGAGGGCAAGGCCGAGGAGACCAAGGCTGACGTCAAGCAGACCGGCGAGAAGATCAAGGACGTCTTCAAGAAGGACTAGCCTCTGACGATCACGGGCACGGGCGGTGGAGCGATCAGACGCCGTCCGCGCCTCTCGTCCGGAAGGCCCGCGACGATCACGGGCGCGGGTCGAGAACCGGGCGTTGCCCCATGACCGCAGCCGGGCAAGGGGTGCGGCAGGATTGGGCGCATGAGCCGAGCGTCCCTGGAGAAGCGGCCGCGCGAGGTCGCTGCCATGTTCGATGAGGTGGCGGAGCGTTACGACCTCGCCAACGATGTGCTCTCATTCGGCCAGACCCGGCTGTGGCGGCGGGCGGTGCTGAGGGCGGTCGACCCGCGCCCGGGCCAGCGGGTGCTGGATCTGGCCGCGGGCACCGGCACCTCGTCCCAGCCGTTCCTGCTGGCCGGCGCGCAGGTCGTGCCCTGCGACTTCTCGCTCGGCATGCTCCGGGTGGGCAAGCGCCGCCAGCCCCTGCTGCAGTTCACCGCCGGTGACGCCACCCGGCTCCCGTTCGCGGACGGGGTCTTCGACGCGGTGACGATCTCGTTCGGGTTGCGCAACGTGCACGACCCGGACCAGGCGCTGCGCGAGATGCTGCGGGTCACCAAGCCCGGCGGGCGGCTGGTCGTGTGCGAGTTCAGCCAGCCGGTGTGGCCGCCGTTCCGCACGGTGTACAGCGAGTACCTGATGCGTGCCCTGCCCGCGATCGCGCGGAAGGTGAGCAGCAACTCCGAGGCGTACGTGTACCTGGCTGAGTCCATCCGCGCCTGGCCGGACCAGGCGGAGTTGGCGCGCCGGATCCAGCAGGCGGGCTGGCACCGCGTCGCCTGGCGCAACCTGACCGGGGGGATCGTCGCGCTTCATCGCGGTTTCCGCCGGGACGACCACTGATGCCGATGGCGTGATCATCCTCCTCCCGGAGGAACCACCTCACCCTCACTTGGACGGCCGGCTGCGAAGCGGCATGCAGCCCGGCTCGGCCTGCCCGACAGCCGGCCGCGCGGCGAGAACCCACGGATGGTGAGCCTGGCCGAACTCGGCCAGGGACCGGTTCCCGTGCTGGGTGAAGACCCCGGAGGG encodes the following:
- a CDS encoding demethylmenaquinone methyltransferase, with translation MSRASLEKRPREVAAMFDEVAERYDLANDVLSFGQTRLWRRAVLRAVDPRPGQRVLDLAAGTGTSSQPFLLAGAQVVPCDFSLGMLRVGKRRQPLLQFTAGDATRLPFADGVFDAVTISFGLRNVHDPDQALREMLRVTKPGGRLVVCEFSQPVWPPFRTVYSEYLMRALPAIARKVSSNSEAYVYLAESIRAWPDQAELARRIQQAGWHRVAWRNLTGGIVALHRGFRRDDH
- a CDS encoding CsbD family protein; translation: MGADDKMRNMAEKAKGKAKEAAGEATDNPDVEAEGKAEETKADVKQTGEKIKDVFKKD